DNA from Ignavibacteriales bacterium:
AGTGCGAATGTACCACGATTCACGGGCATAATACAACAGCGGCGACGCACAACGCCAGCAATGCGGATAACTGTGGAGATGCATTTCCTTCTTATAAAGAATATTTCGATGACGAAGATTCTGAATGATCTCCGGGTCGGCATCCTTCACAAACATCCCGGCAAAATCGGTGACCTCGGCATTAAACTCGCCTGATTTATTCACTGGATGAATCGTCGGCAAGCCGTACTTCCTGCCGATTTGATAATCATCTTCACCGTACGCCGGTGCCATATGAACAATACCGGAGCCGTCTTCCGTTGTGACAAAATCAGCGAGAACAACGTACCACCCTTTTTCTTTCACGTGATGGTATGAATATATCCGTTCGTACTCTTTGCCGGCAAGCGCTGCGCCTTTGAATTTTTCCAGCACAACGTATTCATCACCAAGAACCGACAGACGGGCTTCAGCAAGAATGAAGTTTTCACCTTTCTGTTCAACTTTGACGTACTCAATCTCCGGATGAACGGCCAGTGCGACGTTCGAGATCAGCGTCCATGGTGTTGTCGTCCAAACGAGGAAGAACGTATTCTCTTCCCCTTTTACTTTTAATTTTATATAGACCGATGGATCTTTCACATCTTTGTACCCGAGCGAAACTTCGTGCGAAGACAATGGTGTTTCGCATCGCGGGCAGTACGGCTGAATTTTATATCCTTTATAGATAAGTCCTTTGTCAAAGTACTGCTTCAGTGCCCACCAAATGGACTCGATATAATTGTTTTCGAATGTGACGTAGGGATGCTGGAGGTCAACCCAGTAGCCCATGATCTTCGTCAATTCTTCCCAATCGGCTTTGTATTTCCAAACCGACTTCTTGCACTCCTCGTTGAACTTTGCCACACCATAACCGATGATGTCGTCCTTGTGTTTGAAGCCGAGTGATTTTTCCACTTCGATTTCAACCGGCAAGCCGTGCGTGTCCCATCCTGCTTTGCGATGCACTTGATATCCCTGCATCGTCTTATAGCGGCAAATGGTATCCTTCAGCGTTCGGCCCATCACGTGATGAATGCCGGGGCGGCCGTTTGCCGTTGGCGGACCTTCGTAAAAAGTGAACTCCGGTTTCCCTTCACGCGTTGAGATACTCTTCTTGAAAATGTCGTTTGTTTCCCAAGACTTCAGAATTTCTGATTCGAGTTCATGGTAATTTAATTTGTCTGTTAACTGCCTGAACATTCTAACAATTTCGATTTAGTGATTCGGTGATTGGGTGATTTAAGATTTGATGATTCTGTGATTCAGTGATTTTTCACTTTTCATTTTTACTTTTGCTTTATTGCTTCATTCTCTTCACGACTTCCTTCATAATCGCTGTCATCTTCGGTTCGGCTTTTGTGGCAACTTTGAGAATCTCTTCCAGCAGTGCCGGCTTCAACGCATCCGGGAAACATTCATCAGTGAGGATAGAAAAGCCAAGAACTTTCATTCCCATATGGACAGCAACGATATCTTCGGGAACCGTGGACATGCCGACAGCATCTGCACCAACAGTACGCAAGAAACGATACTCGGCTTTCGTCTCAAGATTTGGTCCCTGCATCGCAACGTAAACACCCTTCTGCACACGGATCTTCAAATCAAGCGCAGCTTGTTCGGCGAGAGCGATGAGTTCTTTGCTGTATGCTTCCGACATATCCGGAAAGCGCGGCCCGAGTTCATCGTCATTGGGGCCGATGAGCGGATTGTCGCCCAGCAAGTTGATGTGGTCTGAAATAAGCATGACATCGCCTTTTTGAAAAAGCGGATTGAGCGCACCGGCGGCATTGGAAACAAGAATGTTTTCGACACCGAGAAATTTCATGACGCGGACTGGAAAAGTAATTTGCTTCAGATCATATCCTTCATACAGGTGAAATCGTCCCTGCATCGCCACGATTTTTTTCCCGGCAAGTGTTCCAAAAATCAATTTGCCGTGATGTGATTCAACCGTCGAGACAGGAAAATGGGGAATGTTGGCGTAGTCGATGATAACTTCCTTTTTGATCTCTTTCACCAATCCGCCAAGGCCGGTTCCAAGAATAATGCCGATCTTGGGCTTTGCGTCCGTTTTGGTTCGGATAAATTCCAACGCTTGTGCAATTTGATTTCTCAGTTCAGTCATCTTCTCGTCCTCTATCATACTCTTACAACTTCTTCAGAATCCCTTCGAGTTCCAAATAATCTTTCCCTGTTCCTCTGGACGGATCTTTTGTCCCTTCGTCATCATCAATCTCAAGCGCTTTCATTAGATTTAATTCCGACGAAAGCAAGACTTTTAACCGACTGAGAACACTTTCCTTCCTTGCCTTGAGCTGGGATATTTCTTCTTTGACGTGAGCAAAATCCAGCCGTGCTTTCTCCAAAATTTGCGACGCCTTGATCTCCGCTTCCTTCACGATAAGCTCCCCTTCACGTTTGGAGTTTTCAATGGATTTTCCGCTTGTCTCCTGCGCTTGCATCAACGTCTGCTGAAGTGTCTTTTCAATGTTTTTATAATCAACAAGCTGCGTTTCCTGTTGTAGGAGTTGATCTTTCTGTTCCCTGTTCTCGTGAATGAGATCTTCCACTTCGTTCGAGACCATTTCAAGAAACGTTTCCACTTCGACGGGATCGTATCCGCGCATCGATTTCTTGAACTGCTGGTGCTTAATTTCTAACGGAGTAATTTTCATCGTTGTTCCTTTCAATTCAAGTTCTTTGTGCGTCTCCCAAATACTGCCGTTCCGATACGAACCAGGGTAGCTCCTTCTTCAATCGCTACTTCAACGTCATGCGTCATACCCATCGAAAGGTGACGCATCTGTACATTCACAATTCCCTCAGCTTCAATCTGTTTTTTCAAATCAGTCACACATCGAAAAGAAGAACGAGAATCATTCGGGTTATCCGAAAACGGTCCCATCGTCATCAATCCGCAGACACGAAGATGAGGTAACTGTGATAATTCTTTTATCAATGCGATAGCATGCTCCGGCTGAACACCAAATTTTGTCGCCTCGTCGGTGGTGTGAATTTCCACCAGCACATCCTGAACGCGGTTACATCGCTCGGCACGTTTGCTGATTTCTTTGCCAAGATTCAAATCATCCACTGAGTGAATAAGGTGAACATATTCGGTTATATATTTCACCTTGTTTGATTGCAGATGACCGATAAAATGCCAACGTATTGATCGTTCAGCGAGAGCTTTATGTTTTTCCTGCAATTCCTGAACATAATTCTCACCAAAATCAATCTGACCTGCATCGAGTGCCTCTTGTATCAAACCTGTCGAAAACGTTTTCGCAACTGCAATAATCTGCACTTCATCAATTTTTCGTCCACATTCTTGACAGGTCTGCTCGATGCGTTTCCGCAGATTTTTGAGGTTTTCAGCAATCATTCTGCTTTTTAGACAATAAATATACTCCAACTCGCCGCCAAAATCAAATACAAACATAAAAGAGCAATTTTTGAAAATTTGAAAAGATGACATTGCACATTTCTTGACTTCAAGTCGTTAATTTCTTTTATTACTACGTGAACTATTGATGACGGAGTACGCTGTGTCTAATTTTGATCATTTTGAAGATAACAACATGGGACCGAAGCAGAACAAACATTCGGAAGACGATGTTCGGCGGTTCCGTGAATTACTCCGTAACGGCGGCAAGGATATTAACAATCCGGAAGCATTGGAAGAAATTATCCAATTTTACTTTGAACACGATAAATATGACGATGCATTAACGTATGCCGAACGATTGCTCTCATTTGAACCGTTCAATGCTGATGCTTGGCAGAGAAAAGGCATGATCCTCAATAATTTATTCAAGTATGATGAGGCGCTCCTCTGCTTTGAGAAAGCACTGGGACTCAATCCTATAGATCCTGAGGCATATATCAATCGCGGTATAACATTAGATAATTTAAATCGCATACATGAATCGATGGAATCGTTCGATAAGGCGCTCGAACTTGATCCATCCCATGAAGATGCGCTGTTTCATAAAGGTGTAACGCTGGAAAAACTGGAACGATACGCTGAAGCGGAATCAATCTTTCATCGTATTCTTCAGATCGATGCGAACTATATTGATGCGTGGTATGAACTTGGGTATTGTTACGATTACCTTGATAAACCCGAAGAATCCATCCGCTGTTATGATGAACATATCAATCACGACCCATATAACTTTAACGCGTGGTATAATAAAGGCATCGTCCAGAATCGGATTGGGCAATTCACGAAAGCCATTGAGAGTTACGAATATGCTCTCGCGATTAAGGAGGATTTCCCTGCGGCATGGTATAATATGGGCAACGGATATGCAAATCTAGGGCGGCTGCAGGATGCTATTAAATGTTTCAAAACAACTCTTCACTATGAACCGAAGGACGTAGCAGCGCTGCATAATCTCGGCAATGCATATGAAGAATTAAATGATTTCACCGAAGCCATCGCTTGCTATTCAGCTGCAATTAAGATTAACGATCGGCACCACGAATCATATTTTGGCAAAGGATGCTGCTACGATGCACTCGGGCAGACGACGCAGGCTTTAGCTGAATACCAGAAAGCCGCTGAGATTAATTCTGAATATCCGGAATATTGGTACGCTTGCGGTGATGCACTGTACAATCTTGGACGAATCGATGACTGCCTTGAGTGTTATAGAAGAGTTGTGACATTGGATCCGAAAGATCCGGAAATTTGGTTCGATCTTGGCGACACACTGGGCGAAAAAGGATCTTATGATAAAGCGCTCTCGGCATTAGGAGAATGTATACGACTTGATCCAAAATTTGCACCGGCATATTTCAGTCGAGGAAAAGTATTGCTGTCAATGAATTCCAAAGAAGAAGCATCGAATGAATTTTTTATCGCTTTTAATTTGGTGCCAGATATGAAAAAAGATTTTGAACAACTCTATCCCAGCCTCGTGACCGACCAAGTGTTCGGGCACCTTTTTAGAAAACAGTAACCGCTCTTCATTCGTACATCTAATCTCTGCGGTTTTTCATTTTATACTAAATTCAGGACATGTATCTCTTATGAAACATTTTGCAGTTATCGGCCATCCCATCGGTCATTCTCTTTCTCCGCTCATGCACAATACGGCATTTACATTACTTGGCTTGGATTGCCAGTACGAAATGCTTGATATCGAACCGGCTTCTTTGCAACAATCAATCGAACGTTTTCGAGAACTGAATTTGGACGGGTTCAATGTGACCGTTCCACATAAAGAAACAATCATCCCCTTACTCGATGAAGTTGTTCCGGAAGCACAAGCCATCGGTGCCGTGAATACTGTCGTGAATCGCAATAATAAACTCATTGGATATAACACAGACATTATCGGTGTTGAGCGATCGCTTCGCCTCGATCGGGAAAAAATCGAGGGTACCATGTGTACGATTATGGGCTCTGGTGGTGTGGCTCGTTCAGTAGCGCACGTGCTGGCTCACACGATCAGACCTAAGGCGATTACATTCTCAGCTCTGTTTCCAGAACAAGCGTATGCGATTATTAAAGGCATAGGCAGAAGCACTGTCCAATTCAATGTGATCCATTGTACTGATGCAGCCCTTGAAGCTGCAATCAAGGACTCTACACTCATCGTTAATGCAACCGCTGTGGGAATGTTCCCTCAAGTCCTTGACTCTCCACTCCCCAATAAAAATTGGTTATCGAAGAAGCATATTGTCTTCGATCTTATTTATCGACCATTAACTACCCGTCTGCAAAGCGATGCGCAAGCCGCCGGGGCAAAAACAATTGACGGTTTGGGGATGTTTATTCATCAAGGAGCTGCAGCGTTTCAACTCTGGACGGGAATGGAAATGCCATTGGAGCAGATCCGGCAAGTTCTTGAAGGCAAATTAGCTGAGAAATGAAATTTTTCATTCCTTGGAAAATTCGTTGACTCTCTTCCACTTTTTCACTAACTTATAAGGTTCAAAAACGATTGTATTCAGTGAGGACAATAATGTACGCAGTAGTAGAAATTGCTGGAACACAAGTGAAGGTCTCCCCTTCCGACAAAGTGTTCGTACCGAAAATGCAGTCGGAAGTCGGCTCAACGGTAAAGTTTGACAAGGTCATCCTAACGGGCGACGAAAAGAAAGCAACGGTCGGTAATCCCTTTATTCAAGGAGCGTTTGTCGAAGCGAAAGTGCTGCGACACGTGAAAGACGAGACGGTCATCGTGCTCAAAAAGAAGAAGCGGAAGGGATACAGAGTCCGCAACGGACACCGGCAGCAGTACACAGAAATTGAAATAACAAATCTTGCTTAAACTGGAGAGGTTGTATGGCACATAAAAAAGGCGGTGGAAGTTCTCGGAACGGCCGCGATAGTAATGCTCAACGCCTCGGAGTGAAACGCTTTGGCGGTCAAGTTGTACTCGCCGGCAACATCCTCGTGCGTCAACGCGGCACAAAGTTTCATCCCGGCTTAAATGTCGGTATCGGCAGTGATGATACACTCTTTGCACTTGCCACAGGTATTGTGAAGTTTGAACGCGTTGGCAAAACAAGACAGCGTGTGAGTATTTTACAAGCCGTTTAAATTCAAAAAATAGTTTTTACATAGCCCCCGTTTGGGGGCTTTTTTTTTCCATACAAGAATTTTCTTCATATCGGATTGATTGGCAAGGAACTCTAAAATTTTAATCTTTGTTCTTACATTCATCATAATGCAATTTTAACATAGGAGGATTTCATGAAGATCACTGTTATTGGTGCAGGCAATGTTGGAGCAACATCTGCTCAGCGAATCGTTGACAAAGAACTCGCCAACGAAGTTGTTCTTGTTGACGTTATTGAAGGAATGCCACAAGGGAAAGCTCTTGATATTGCAGAATCTGCACCTGTTGAAGGGTCAGATACAAAAATCATCGGAACAAACTCTTACGAACCGACCGCCAATTCAGACATCATCCTCATCACCGCTGGAATTGCCAGAAAACCGGGGATGAGCCGAGATGATTTACAGAATACAAATGCGAATATTGTCAAAGTATGCACCGAGCAATCAGTGAAACAATCTCCCAATGCTATCATTATTGTTGTCTCTAATCCATTAGATGTGATGACGTATGTGGCTCTTAAAATAAGTGGTTTTGAACGTCATCGGGTCATCGGCATGGCAGGAATTTTAGATTCTTCTAGATTCCGAACTTTTATTTCAATGGAACTTGGAGTCTCCGTTGAAGATGTCAGCGCGTTTGTCCTCGGTGGGCATGGCGATTCGATGGTGCCATTACCGCGATACTCAACGGTTGCCGGCATTCCGCTTCCTGATTTGATGGATCAAGGAACGATCGACCGTTTAGTGAAACGAACTCGCGATGGGGGTATTGAAATTGTGAATTTCTTAAAAACCGGCAGTGCATATTATGCACCATCTGCTTCAGCGGTTCAAATGATTGAGGCAATTGTCAAAGATAAAAAACGTATTCTCCCCTGCTCCGTTCAGCTTCAAGGAGAATATGGAATTACCGACACTGTGGTGGGTGTTCCTATTAAACTTGGCAAAAAAGGGATGGAAGAAGTCATTAAGATTAAACTGACGCCAGAAGAACAAGCCGCTCTGAACAAGTCCGCCGCCGATGTCAAAGGAAATATGAACAAAATCACGTTCTAAATACTCTCTTTTTTCATAGC
Protein-coding regions in this window:
- the rpmA gene encoding 50S ribosomal protein L27; its protein translation is MAHKKGGGSSRNGRDSNAQRLGVKRFGGQVVLAGNILVRQRGTKFHPGLNVGIGSDDTLFALATGIVKFERVGKTRQRVSILQAV
- the rplU gene encoding 50S ribosomal protein L21, with the translated sequence MYAVVEIAGTQVKVSPSDKVFVPKMQSEVGSTVKFDKVILTGDEKKATVGNPFIQGAFVEAKVLRHVKDETVIVLKKKKRKGYRVRNGHRQQYTEIEITNLA
- a CDS encoding purine-nucleoside phosphorylase, producing the protein MTELRNQIAQALEFIRTKTDAKPKIGIILGTGLGGLVKEIKKEVIIDYANIPHFPVSTVESHHGKLIFGTLAGKKIVAMQGRFHLYEGYDLKQITFPVRVMKFLGVENILVSNAAGALNPLFQKGDVMLISDHINLLGDNPLIGPNDDELGPRFPDMSEAYSKELIALAEQAALDLKIRVQKGVYVAMQGPNLETKAEYRFLRTVGADAVGMSTVPEDIVAVHMGMKVLGFSILTDECFPDALKPALLEEILKVATKAEPKMTAIMKEVVKRMKQ
- a CDS encoding YggS family pyridoxal phosphate-dependent enzyme; this encodes MSSFQIFKNCSFMFVFDFGGELEYIYCLKSRMIAENLKNLRKRIEQTCQECGRKIDEVQIIAVAKTFSTGLIQEALDAGQIDFGENYVQELQEKHKALAERSIRWHFIGHLQSNKVKYITEYVHLIHSVDDLNLGKEISKRAERCNRVQDVLVEIHTTDEATKFGVQPEHAIALIKELSQLPHLRVCGLMTMGPFSDNPNDSRSSFRCVTDLKKQIEAEGIVNVQMRHLSMGMTHDVEVAIEEGATLVRIGTAVFGRRTKNLN
- a CDS encoding DivIVA domain-containing protein, with amino-acid sequence MKITPLEIKHQQFKKSMRGYDPVEVETFLEMVSNEVEDLIHENREQKDQLLQQETQLVDYKNIEKTLQQTLMQAQETSGKSIENSKREGELIVKEAEIKASQILEKARLDFAHVKEEISQLKARKESVLSRLKVLLSSELNLMKALEIDDDEGTKDPSRGTGKDYLELEGILKKL
- a CDS encoding tetratricopeptide repeat protein, giving the protein MSNFDHFEDNNMGPKQNKHSEDDVRRFRELLRNGGKDINNPEALEEIIQFYFEHDKYDDALTYAERLLSFEPFNADAWQRKGMILNNLFKYDEALLCFEKALGLNPIDPEAYINRGITLDNLNRIHESMESFDKALELDPSHEDALFHKGVTLEKLERYAEAESIFHRILQIDANYIDAWYELGYCYDYLDKPEESIRCYDEHINHDPYNFNAWYNKGIVQNRIGQFTKAIESYEYALAIKEDFPAAWYNMGNGYANLGRLQDAIKCFKTTLHYEPKDVAALHNLGNAYEELNDFTEAIACYSAAIKINDRHHESYFGKGCCYDALGQTTQALAEYQKAAEINSEYPEYWYACGDALYNLGRIDDCLECYRRVVTLDPKDPEIWFDLGDTLGEKGSYDKALSALGECIRLDPKFAPAYFSRGKVLLSMNSKEEASNEFFIAFNLVPDMKKDFEQLYPSLVTDQVFGHLFRKQ
- a CDS encoding shikimate dehydrogenase gives rise to the protein MKHFAVIGHPIGHSLSPLMHNTAFTLLGLDCQYEMLDIEPASLQQSIERFRELNLDGFNVTVPHKETIIPLLDEVVPEAQAIGAVNTVVNRNNKLIGYNTDIIGVERSLRLDREKIEGTMCTIMGSGGVARSVAHVLAHTIRPKAITFSALFPEQAYAIIKGIGRSTVQFNVIHCTDAALEAAIKDSTLIVNATAVGMFPQVLDSPLPNKNWLSKKHIVFDLIYRPLTTRLQSDAQAAGAKTIDGLGMFIHQGAAAFQLWTGMEMPLEQIRQVLEGKLAEK
- the mdh gene encoding malate dehydrogenase, with the translated sequence MKITVIGAGNVGATSAQRIVDKELANEVVLVDVIEGMPQGKALDIAESAPVEGSDTKIIGTNSYEPTANSDIILITAGIARKPGMSRDDLQNTNANIVKVCTEQSVKQSPNAIIIVVSNPLDVMTYVALKISGFERHRVIGMAGILDSSRFRTFISMELGVSVEDVSAFVLGGHGDSMVPLPRYSTVAGIPLPDLMDQGTIDRLVKRTRDGGIEIVNFLKTGSAYYAPSASAVQMIEAIVKDKKRILPCSVQLQGEYGITDTVVGVPIKLGKKGMEEVIKIKLTPEEQAALNKSAADVKGNMNKITF